Proteins encoded together in one Syntrophobacterales bacterium window:
- a CDS encoding cytochrome c biogenesis protein CcdA: MGFNISIGLAFLAGLASFLSPCLFSLVPAYIGYLGGRAAGGENRSGNRFTTFTHGLAFVLGFSVVFVLLGVAASAFGSLLYDLRNWVARIGGIVVILFGLHMTGVFRIAFLEYDVRIQGNPDRKRGYITSFLMGIFFSAGWSPCIGPVLGSILTLAVKGSSVALGTKLLISYSLGLAIPFLIAALSIGWLSGIIRRYGKMAHYVEVGMGVVLVIVGLMLLFNVFQWISNYGQFFWIDFGL; this comes from the coding sequence ATGGGTTTTAACATTTCAATTGGATTGGCATTTCTGGCCGGGCTGGCCTCTTTTCTTTCCCCCTGCCTTTTCTCGCTGGTTCCAGCGTATATCGGCTACCTGGGCGGCCGGGCCGCGGGGGGTGAAAACAGGTCCGGAAATCGTTTCACGACCTTTACGCACGGTCTGGCCTTTGTGCTTGGCTTCAGCGTCGTGTTTGTGCTGCTTGGTGTCGCGGCCTCCGCCTTTGGCAGCCTGCTCTACGACCTGCGCAACTGGGTGGCGCGTATCGGCGGGATCGTGGTTATCCTTTTCGGACTGCACATGACCGGTGTTTTCCGCATCGCCTTTCTGGAGTACGATGTACGCATCCAGGGCAATCCGGACCGCAAGCGGGGATACATAACTTCTTTCCTGATGGGAATCTTTTTCTCCGCCGGATGGTCGCCCTGCATTGGTCCGGTTCTGGGCTCGATCCTGACACTCGCTGTCAAAGGCAGTTCCGTTGCCCTGGGGACCAAACTGCTTATCTCCTATTCCCTCGGTTTGGCTATTCCCTTTTTGATCGCCGCCCTGAGCATCGGGTGGTTGTCCGGGATAATCCGCCGGTACGGAAAAATGGCGCATTATGTTGAGGTAGGGATGGGCGTTGTCCTGGTCATCGTCGGTTTGATGTTGCTTTTTAATGTTTTCCAGTGGATCTCGAACTATGGACAGTTCTTCTGGATCGATTTCGGCCTTTAG
- a CDS encoding fumarate hydratase, protein MREINISEIVATVKALLIEANYHLGQDIVAAFERGIAGDESPVAREVLKELKENARIAAEGEYPLCQDTGLAVLFVDIGQDVHVVGGNIKDAFNEGVRQAYKDGYLRKSSCDPFTRKNTGDNTPAIIHYDIVPGEKIKIMAVPKGGGAENMSRVQMLAPSAGVEGIKDYIVNRIREAGSNPCPPIIVGVGIGGTFERTAILAKKALLRKLGERNPDPGIAALEREVLELINKLGTGPMGYGGTTTALEVFFEVEPCHIASLPLAVNVQCHQNRHKEATI, encoded by the coding sequence ATGAGAGAGATCAATATCAGTGAGATAGTTGCAACGGTGAAAGCTTTACTGATAGAGGCGAATTACCATTTGGGGCAGGATATTGTGGCCGCTTTTGAGCGGGGTATTGCCGGCGATGAATCGCCCGTCGCCAGGGAAGTGCTTAAGGAACTCAAAGAAAACGCCAGGATTGCCGCAGAAGGCGAATATCCGCTCTGCCAGGATACGGGGCTCGCCGTCCTGTTCGTCGATATCGGTCAGGATGTTCACGTTGTCGGCGGGAACATCAAAGACGCCTTCAACGAAGGCGTGCGGCAGGCCTACAAGGACGGGTATTTACGCAAATCGTCCTGCGATCCCTTTACCAGAAAAAATACGGGGGACAACACCCCGGCCATCATCCACTACGACATCGTCCCCGGAGAAAAGATCAAAATCATGGCCGTCCCGAAGGGCGGCGGGGCGGAGAACATGAGCCGCGTCCAGATGCTGGCCCCCTCGGCGGGCGTTGAAGGGATAAAGGATTACATCGTCAACCGGATCAGGGAAGCCGGTTCCAATCCCTGTCCGCCCATAATTGTCGGTGTAGGAATCGGCGGAACGTTCGAAAGAACGGCTATTCTGGCCAAGAAGGCATTGCTGCGCAAACTGGGCGAGCGCAATCCCGATCCCGGGATCGCCGCGCTTGAGCGGGAGGTGCTGGAGCTGATCAACAAGCTCGGGACAGGACCGATGGGTTATGGCGGCACGACCACGGCGCTCGAGGTTTTCTTCGAGGTTGAACCCTGTCATATAGCCAGCCTCCCCTTGGCGGTGAATGTTCAGTGTCATCAAAACAGGCATAAGGAAGCAACTATCTAA
- a CDS encoding TlpA family protein disulfide reductase, translating to MEEKRVRADDGYRFKHIIFFVFIIIAAAVFILFQGKDSFFTSHKPRVKVGMPAPNFTFPGLDGKNISLADFKGKVVFVNIWATWCPPCREEMPSMEKLHQELKGKDFEILAVSIDTAGAAAVAPFMKEYKLSFPALLDPEGRIKNLYGTTGVPESFIVNKEGLIEEIVIGPRDWFTPEVVRFFRNLIQRP from the coding sequence ATGGAAGAAAAAAGGGTACGTGCAGATGATGGATATCGCTTTAAACATATCATCTTTTTTGTTTTCATTATTATTGCAGCAGCGGTCTTTATTCTCTTTCAGGGGAAAGATTCATTCTTTACGTCTCATAAGCCAAGGGTCAAGGTGGGAATGCCCGCACCGAATTTTACCTTTCCGGGACTGGACGGCAAGAATATCAGCCTGGCCGATTTCAAGGGTAAAGTGGTCTTCGTCAATATCTGGGCCACATGGTGCCCCCCTTGCCGGGAAGAGATGCCCTCGATGGAAAAGCTTCATCAGGAGTTGAAGGGTAAAGACTTTGAAATCCTCGCGGTCAGCATTGACACAGCAGGGGCTGCGGCTGTCGCCCCGTTCATGAAAGAATACAAACTGAGTTTCCCGGCCCTTCTGGACCCCGAGGGGAGGATAAAAAATCTCTATGGAACGACCGGCGTTCCGGAAAGCTTTATCGTTAATAAAGAGGGGTTGATTGAAGAAATCGTTATCGGTCCGAGGGACTGGTTTACCCCTGAAGTTGTCCGTTTTTTCCGGAATCTGATCCAGAGGCCATAA
- a CDS encoding ribbon-helix-helix domain-containing protein: MNQTLTIRIPDDLREGLQELSRNENKPVSDIVRESLKRYLAIYRFRRLRNRVLPFAEAQGILSDEDIFTMIS; the protein is encoded by the coding sequence ATGAATCAAACTCTTACTATACGCATACCCGATGATCTAAGAGAAGGATTGCAAGAATTAAGCAGAAACGAGAATAAACCGGTGAGTGATATCGTGCGCGAATCCTTAAAACGATATTTGGCTATTTACCGCTTTCGAAGATTAAGAAACAGGGTGCTGCCATTTGCCGAGGCGCAAGGCATATTGTCCGATGAAGATATATTCACTATGATTTCATGA
- a CDS encoding putative toxin-antitoxin system toxin component, PIN family, whose translation MKIILDTNVIIAAFASRGLCSAVFELCLDRFDVILSEAILAEVSMNLERKIKLPLPQGNLIVSYLRENCLISETDDLDESLCRDENDIHVLGLAHRSLADYIITGDQDLLCLVKYQNTQMVTPREFWTIVKQ comes from the coding sequence ATGAAGATAATTCTTGATACCAATGTGATCATTGCTGCTTTTGCAAGTCGTGGACTTTGCAGTGCAGTTTTTGAGCTGTGCCTTGATCGGTTTGATGTGATCTTGAGTGAAGCGATTTTAGCAGAAGTATCAATGAATTTGGAGAGAAAAATCAAACTCCCCTTACCACAAGGCAATTTAATAGTATCCTATTTGAGAGAAAATTGTCTCATTTCCGAAACGGATGACCTGGATGAATCATTGTGTAGAGATGAGAACGATATTCATGTATTGGGGCTTGCTCACCGTTCATTGGCAGATTACATAATCACCGGAGATCAGGATTTATTATGTTTGGTCAAGTATCAGAACACTCAAATGGTAACCCCAAGAGAGTTTTGGACGATAGTGAAGCAATGA